Proteins from a single region of Undibacterium sp. KW1:
- a CDS encoding sensor histidine kinase: MPFTRSQTLLKTNLAALLFSFLFSSPSFAQTAKTSAQPSRLLSDYTHTAWNGLNGAPVDVLKFAQTTDGWLWMATPTGLFRFDGVRFERMDKVQGHVLRSSNVLGLLAPPDGSLWVGYRLGGISMFNNGSVRNFTETDGLPGGTVMSMTLGPDGTIWAATREGLASLTPGALRFKAVSPETGLPRILARQILFDKAGVQWVSVQGGIYYRQPGEARYTQAWPRLDLMAMAESPDGTLWASDGTYKFYRMYASAPAGYPAPEPAPKPEIEGNGMFFDREGVMWILRTHALERRRAPWPASSGTDQLLTKDSGMSGPLPQTFFQDREGNIWIGTSHGLDRLRRNRLQILPVALPFDHPAIVSAGNGDILTSDFAGDVRRFNPNGGYHSEREGYFSVAYRADDGKLWLGNDTALWRRDDASKFSAVTMPTELAGNQVQAMLVVNPHQQWASVFRKGLFRIDDGQWQLQSGLHGLPTDNVMSLTKDAAGRIWAGYLFNHIALIDGNSVQVFGDAQGLALGNVLALQTDEERLWAGGEFGLAIYDRKRDGKRDGQLFIPVTVSGGQPLRGISGIVRTATGDLWLHSADGIVHIPAKEVEQLLREPTHAVNHERFTALDGLLGSAPQLRPLPSLIEGSDGRLWFSTASEIASINPQYIARNALPPSVQITAIHAAGKDYAAQTALQLPKEERDIQISFTALSLSMPERIRFLYQLQGYDKGWQDPQGRREAFYTNLPPGNYRFMVKAANEDGVWNEQGATMQIGITPVFTETPWFIALLIALAAAFLYVIYLLRIRYLTAHMQDLMHERLAERARIARGLHDTLLQSVQGLIMYFDSQARRLPSDSEERAKLEQTLDLADQLMVEGREHIMDLRSESVPEELEDALQQYGSILLNERFTLIQRGKPHWLCEPIRNEIHAIAREALLNAARHSNASSVTLELEYQRDHFTLRIADNGQGLPTAIAETGQREGHWGLVGMKERAEAMGANYLMKSVAGEGTAIQVRLPASLAYTMPVGAAFERGRRFAWVAKYRGW; encoded by the coding sequence GTGCCTTTTACCCGTTCGCAGACCTTGCTAAAAACCAACTTGGCTGCGCTGTTGTTCAGCTTCTTATTTTCTTCACCCTCTTTTGCGCAGACGGCAAAGACATCGGCCCAACCCAGCCGCCTGCTGTCTGACTATACCCATACCGCCTGGAACGGCCTCAACGGCGCGCCTGTCGATGTACTCAAGTTTGCCCAGACCACCGATGGCTGGTTGTGGATGGCCACGCCCACAGGCCTGTTCCGCTTTGATGGGGTGCGCTTTGAACGCATGGATAAAGTTCAGGGCCATGTCCTGCGTTCCAGCAATGTGCTGGGTTTGCTTGCTCCCCCCGATGGCAGCCTGTGGGTAGGTTACCGTCTGGGTGGCATTAGCATGTTCAATAACGGCAGCGTACGCAACTTTACTGAGACAGACGGTCTTCCGGGCGGCACCGTCATGAGCATGACCCTGGGCCCAGACGGCACCATCTGGGCTGCCACCCGTGAAGGTCTGGCATCACTGACGCCAGGCGCACTGCGGTTCAAGGCCGTTAGCCCAGAGACCGGCTTGCCGCGTATCCTGGCCAGGCAAATCCTGTTTGACAAGGCCGGTGTGCAATGGGTATCAGTCCAGGGGGGCATCTATTATCGCCAGCCGGGTGAAGCCCGCTATACCCAGGCCTGGCCCAGGCTCGATTTAATGGCCATGGCAGAAAGCCCCGACGGTACGCTGTGGGCATCGGACGGTACCTATAAATTCTACCGCATGTATGCCAGCGCCCCGGCAGGATATCCTGCACCTGAGCCCGCACCCAAGCCCGAGATAGAAGGCAACGGCATGTTCTTTGACCGCGAAGGCGTCATGTGGATATTGCGCACGCACGCGCTCGAACGCCGCCGGGCTCCCTGGCCAGCCAGCAGCGGCACCGACCAGCTTCTGACCAAAGACAGCGGCATGAGCGGCCCGCTGCCGCAAACTTTTTTCCAGGACAGGGAAGGCAATATCTGGATAGGCACGTCCCACGGGCTAGACCGCCTGCGCCGCAACCGCCTGCAGATTTTGCCGGTAGCGCTGCCATTCGACCATCCTGCCATCGTCAGCGCGGGCAATGGTGACATCCTCACCTCTGACTTTGCGGGCGATGTACGCCGCTTTAATCCCAACGGTGGTTACCATAGCGAGCGGGAAGGGTATTTCAGCGTGGCCTATCGTGCAGACGATGGCAAACTCTGGCTAGGTAATGACACCGCCCTGTGGCGGCGTGATGACGCCAGCAAGTTCAGCGCCGTGACCATGCCCACCGAACTTGCTGGCAACCAGGTGCAAGCCATGCTCGTCGTCAACCCGCATCAGCAATGGGCATCGGTTTTCCGCAAGGGGCTGTTCCGCATAGACGATGGTCAATGGCAATTGCAAAGCGGTCTTCATGGCCTACCCACGGACAATGTCATGAGTCTGACCAAAGATGCCGCAGGCCGCATCTGGGCTGGGTATTTGTTTAATCACATCGCCCTAATTGACGGCAACAGTGTGCAAGTCTTTGGCGATGCCCAGGGACTGGCGCTCGGCAATGTACTGGCCCTGCAAACGGATGAAGAGCGGCTCTGGGCCGGTGGCGAATTTGGTCTGGCTATCTACGACCGCAAGCGTGATGGTAAGCGCGATGGTCAACTTTTTATACCCGTCACCGTCAGCGGCGGGCAGCCTCTGCGTGGCATCTCCGGCATCGTCCGCACCGCTACTGGCGACCTGTGGCTGCACAGCGCCGACGGCATTGTCCATATCCCTGCCAAAGAAGTCGAACAGCTATTGCGTGAGCCCACCCATGCTGTAAACCATGAACGCTTCACTGCACTTGATGGTTTGCTCGGCAGCGCACCGCAATTGCGCCCACTACCTTCGCTCATCGAAGGCAGTGATGGCAGACTTTGGTTCTCTACCGCCAGCGAAATCGCCAGCATCAACCCCCAGTATATCGCCCGCAACGCATTGCCGCCATCTGTACAGATTACCGCCATCCACGCGGCGGGCAAAGACTACGCTGCACAGACAGCACTGCAATTGCCAAAAGAAGAGCGTGATATACAGATCAGCTTTACCGCGCTCAGCCTCAGCATGCCGGAGCGCATCCGCTTTCTTTATCAGTTGCAAGGCTATGACAAAGGCTGGCAAGACCCGCAGGGACGGCGCGAAGCCTTCTACACCAATCTGCCACCGGGCAATTACCGTTTCATGGTCAAGGCCGCCAATGAAGATGGCGTCTGGAACGAGCAAGGCGCGACCATGCAGATAGGCATCACCCCCGTCTTCACAGAAACACCCTGGTTCATCGCTTTGTTAATCGCACTCGCCGCTGCATTTCTGTATGTTATCTACCTGTTGCGCATACGCTATCTGACCGCCCATATGCAAGACCTCATGCACGAAAGACTGGCAGAACGCGCCCGCATCGCACGCGGCCTGCACGACACGCTGCTGCAAAGCGTGCAAGGCCTGATCATGTATTTTGACAGCCAGGCCCGACGCCTGCCCAGCGATTCAGAAGAACGAGCCAAGCTAGAACAAACCCTGGACCTGGCCGACCAATTGATGGTCGAAGGTCGCGAACACATTATGGACCTGCGCAGCGAATCCGTGCCCGAAGAACTCGAAGATGCACTCCAGCAATACGGCAGCATCCTGCTCAATGAACGCTTCACTCTCATCCAGCGCGGCAAGCCACACTGGCTGTGCGAACCCATACGTAATGAAATCCACGCCATCGCCCGCGAAGCTCTGCTCAACGCAGCCCGCCATTCCAACGCCAGCAGTGTGACGCTAGAACTCGAATACCAGCGCGACCATTTCACCCTACGCATCGCCGACAACGGCCAGGGCTTGCCCACCGCCATTGCCGAAACTGGTCAGCGCGAAGGCCACTGGGGACTGGTCGGCATGAAAGAACGCGCAGAGGCCATGGGCGCAAACTACCTCATGAAATCAGTGGCAGGCGAAGGCACGGCGATACAGGTCAGGCTGCCAGCGAGTCTGGCATATACCATGCCGGTGGGGGCGGCGTTTGAGCGAGGGCGGAGATTTGCATGGGTGGCGAAGTACAGGGGATGGTAA
- a CDS encoding YoaK family protein encodes MTSKHTLGIALGSTAGYVDTVGFVALFGLFTAHVTGNFVLIGSELAHPSHGVLIKFLAFPSFILAVALSRIIAVKLEASGKSAARALTGMQLLFLLVFMLLGYLSTPVQSTDAVLPLLAGIAGAAAMGVQNAASRLVWTELAPTTVMTGNVTQIVIDLVDILRGSAAAGTKARLWKFLWPVLAFGVGQWVARLSIYTWVFFRWVYHY; translated from the coding sequence ATGACAAGCAAACACACGCTGGGCATTGCCCTGGGTTCTACCGCAGGCTATGTCGATACCGTCGGTTTTGTTGCCTTGTTTGGCCTGTTCACCGCCCATGTGACTGGCAACTTTGTGCTCATTGGTAGTGAGCTCGCCCACCCCAGCCATGGTGTGCTGATCAAGTTTCTGGCTTTCCCTTCCTTTATCCTGGCAGTGGCCTTGTCGCGTATCATCGCCGTCAAGCTCGAAGCCAGCGGCAAATCTGCAGCCCGCGCACTGACAGGTATGCAGTTACTGTTCTTGCTGGTCTTTATGTTGCTGGGTTACTTGTCCACCCCTGTGCAAAGCACCGATGCTGTTCTACCCTTGCTGGCAGGCATCGCTGGTGCCGCCGCCATGGGTGTGCAAAATGCGGCCAGCCGCCTGGTCTGGACCGAGCTGGCGCCCACCACCGTAATGACAGGCAATGTCACCCAGATCGTGATTGATCTGGTGGATATTCTCAGGGGCAGCGCTGCCGCAGGCACCAAGGCCCGCCTGTGGAAATTCTTGTGGCCAGTGCTGGCCTTTGGCGTGGGGCAGTGGGTGGCGCGTTTGTCTATCTATACGTGGGTTTTCTTTCGCTGGGTTTACCACTACTGA
- a CDS encoding DoxX family protein gives MKVMGSFQRLSMPAKPDLGLLFLRLAGAFMLLYVHGLPKLLHYSTELAHIDDPIHLGRSLTLWLALLAEIVCPMLIAAGILTRLACLPIIILLLVSMLAVHPGWSIAEGQFGWLLLIIFGSIALAGPGAYSLSKGKSA, from the coding sequence ATGAAAGTGATGGGTTCCTTCCAGCGGCTGTCCATGCCAGCCAAACCTGACCTGGGTTTGCTCTTCCTCCGGTTGGCAGGTGCCTTCATGCTCTTGTACGTGCATGGCTTGCCCAAGCTCCTGCATTACAGCACCGAGCTGGCACATATCGATGACCCCATACATCTGGGCCGCAGCCTGACGTTGTGGCTGGCTCTGCTGGCAGAAATTGTCTGCCCAATGTTGATTGCAGCAGGCATCTTGACAAGGCTGGCCTGCCTTCCCATCATCATTTTGCTGCTGGTGTCCATGTTGGCAGTACACCCTGGCTGGAGCATCGCCGAAGGCCAGTTCGGCTGGCTGCTGCTCATCATCTTTGGCAGTATCGCCCTGGCCGGGCCGGGCGCCTATTCATTGAGCAAGGGTAAATCTGCATGA
- a CDS encoding DUF1427 family protein has product MDIAIGALLGLAIGGLCRWLDIPSPAPPTPIGALLVVAMTVGYLAAGQFA; this is encoded by the coding sequence ATGGATATCGCAATAGGTGCATTACTGGGTCTGGCTATTGGTGGCTTGTGTCGCTGGCTGGATATTCCTTCGCCAGCACCGCCTACACCCATCGGTGCTTTGCTGGTTGTCGCCATGACGGTAGGTTATCTTGCGGCTGGGCAGTTCGCCTGA
- a CDS encoding DUF1427 family protein, producing MRYSKILLGLVISFVTGAGCNLLHIPVPSPPVLSGAFLVLTMSLGYWLVDRYTQAQEAKHKALCGGHALDKEKGA from the coding sequence ATGCGTTATTCAAAAATTTTGTTGGGCCTGGTAATTTCCTTTGTCACGGGTGCGGGCTGTAACTTGCTGCACATACCTGTGCCATCTCCACCTGTTTTGAGCGGGGCTTTCCTGGTGTTGACCATGAGCCTGGGTTACTGGCTGGTTGACCGTTACACCCAGGCGCAGGAAGCGAAACACAAGGCCTTGTGTGGCGGTCATGCACTAGATAAAGAGAAAGGGGCTTGA
- a CDS encoding amidohydrolase, with translation MHADLILHNGQFHTVDRSQPLASAVAIKDGKFLAVGDTESVMRFKADSTKVIDLKKRCVIPGLNDSHIHLIRGGLNYNLELRWEGVPSLADALRMLKEQALRTPQPQWVRVVGGWTEFQFAEKRMPTLDEINAAAPDTPVFILHLYDRALLNRAALRAVGYTKDTPNPPGGEIQRDAAGNPTGMLIAKPNAMILYATLAKGPKLPLDLQVNSTRQFMRELNRLGLTSAIDAGGGFQNYPEDYAIIDQLAKDQQLTIRIAYNLFTQNKGQELQDFERWTDMVKPGDGSDFYRHNGAGEMLVFSAADFEDFLEPRPELAAGMEDELEKVVRHLVSQRWPFRLHATYDESISRMLDVFEKVNREIPFDGLHWMFDHAETISERNIERVRKLGGGIAIQHRMAFQGEYFVERYGADAARATPPVAKMLEMGVPVGAGTDATRVASYNPWTALYWLVSGRTVGGMRLASVNAQLSRDDALELWTLGSSWFSNEQGKKGQIKEGQFADLAVLSADYFSVPEDSIKHIEAVLTIVDGKIVYGAAEFSPLSPPAIPVLPDWSPVTKVSGHYRAVPGTQKTALPHHCRGACGVHVHRHDVARGANVPVSDFSGFWGALGCSCFAF, from the coding sequence ATGCACGCAGATCTGATACTCCATAACGGCCAGTTCCACACGGTAGACCGCAGCCAGCCGCTCGCTAGTGCAGTCGCCATCAAGGATGGCAAGTTCCTGGCGGTTGGTGATACAGAGAGCGTCATGCGCTTCAAGGCCGACAGCACCAAAGTCATCGACCTGAAAAAACGCTGCGTCATCCCCGGTCTGAACGATTCACATATCCACCTGATACGCGGTGGCCTTAACTACAATCTCGAATTGCGCTGGGAAGGCGTGCCCTCCCTGGCCGATGCCTTGCGCATGTTGAAAGAACAGGCGCTGCGCACGCCGCAGCCGCAATGGGTGAGGGTAGTGGGTGGCTGGACTGAGTTCCAGTTCGCTGAAAAACGCATGCCCACGCTGGATGAAATCAATGCCGCTGCGCCAGATACACCAGTGTTTATCCTGCACCTGTACGACAGGGCGCTGCTCAACCGCGCCGCCTTGCGCGCAGTAGGCTACACCAAAGATACACCCAACCCACCGGGTGGCGAAATTCAGCGCGATGCCGCAGGCAACCCTACCGGCATGCTCATCGCCAAACCAAATGCGATGATACTGTACGCCACCCTGGCCAAAGGCCCCAAACTGCCGCTGGACTTGCAAGTCAATTCCACCCGTCAGTTCATGCGCGAGCTGAACCGCCTGGGTTTGACCAGTGCCATTGACGCCGGTGGCGGCTTCCAGAATTATCCTGAAGACTATGCCATCATAGACCAGCTCGCCAAAGACCAGCAGCTCACCATACGCATCGCCTACAACCTGTTCACCCAGAACAAGGGACAAGAGCTACAAGACTTTGAGCGCTGGACCGACATGGTCAAACCCGGCGATGGCAGCGATTTTTACCGTCACAATGGCGCGGGCGAGATGCTGGTATTTTCCGCCGCCGACTTTGAAGACTTCCTGGAGCCACGCCCCGAACTGGCCGCAGGCATGGAAGATGAGCTGGAAAAAGTCGTGCGCCATCTCGTCAGCCAGCGCTGGCCTTTCCGTCTGCATGCGACTTATGACGAATCCATCAGCCGCATGCTGGATGTGTTTGAGAAGGTCAACCGTGAGATTCCTTTCGATGGCCTGCATTGGATGTTTGATCATGCCGAAACGATTTCGGAGCGCAATATAGAACGCGTGCGTAAGCTCGGTGGTGGCATCGCCATTCAGCACAGAATGGCTTTCCAGGGCGAGTATTTTGTAGAACGTTATGGTGCCGACGCAGCCCGCGCGACACCGCCTGTCGCCAAGATGCTGGAGATGGGTGTGCCCGTCGGTGCAGGCACCGATGCCACCCGTGTGGCCAGCTACAACCCATGGACTGCGCTGTACTGGCTGGTCTCTGGTCGTACCGTTGGCGGCATGCGCCTGGCCAGTGTCAATGCCCAATTGTCACGCGATGATGCGCTGGAATTATGGACGCTGGGCAGTAGCTGGTTCTCTAATGAGCAGGGTAAAAAAGGCCAGATCAAGGAAGGCCAGTTCGCCGATCTGGCTGTGCTCTCTGCTGACTATTTCAGTGTACCTGAAGACAGCATCAAACACATAGAAGCGGTACTCACCATTGTCGATGGCAAGATTGTGTATGGAGCGGCAGAATTTAGTCCGCTGTCGCCACCAGCCATACCTGTGTTGCCAGACTGGTCGCCAGTGACCAAGGTCAGTGGTCATTATCGCGCTGTGCCAGGCACACAAAAAACAGCCTTGCCGCACCATTGTCGTGGCGCTTGTGGTGTACATGTACACCGGCATGATGTGGCGCGCGGCGCAAATGTACCAGTATCAGATTTTTCAGGGTTCTGGGGCGCGCTGGGTTGCAGTTGTTTTGCTTTTTAA